From the Pedobacter cryoconitis genome, one window contains:
- a CDS encoding GTP-binding protein, translating into MKTKLLPVTVLSGFLGSGKTTLLNHILHNKQNLRVALIVNDMGEINIDANAVHRENMLSRTEEKLVEMSNGCICCTLREDLIAEVEKLAKEDRFDYLIIESTGISEPVPVAQTFSYVDLAMNIDLSKFSKLDTMVTVVDCFNFKKDFGTNELLVDRGWVDDTADRRTIVNLLTDQIEFANVIILNKTDLVSAEDLLLLKAVIRKLNPSARLIDTSFSKVDLKEILNTGLFDFDEASQGAGWIKELNAEHLPETEEYGISSTVFRSSKPFHPERLWDYLTKQFPPNVIRTKGLFWLAPMPDRALNFSQAGGSLRIESAGTWWASMLPSERLNYQDFTENKKEIENRWDVNYGDRMNELVFIAQDLQKEQLHQDLNTCLLTVEEELQRKNKEVFANPFEKVIQ; encoded by the coding sequence ATGAAGACTAAACTATTACCTGTAACTGTACTCAGCGGATTTCTTGGAAGTGGGAAAACCACTTTGTTAAATCATATTCTCCATAACAAACAAAACTTACGGGTGGCGTTGATAGTCAATGATATGGGCGAAATAAATATTGATGCGAATGCGGTTCACCGGGAAAATATGTTATCCCGGACGGAAGAGAAATTGGTAGAAATGAGTAATGGTTGTATTTGCTGCACGCTGCGGGAAGATTTGATTGCTGAGGTAGAGAAGCTTGCGAAAGAAGACCGGTTTGATTACCTGATTATTGAAAGTACAGGGATTTCTGAGCCTGTCCCGGTGGCACAAACTTTCAGTTATGTGGATCTTGCCATGAATATTGACTTAAGTAAGTTTAGTAAACTGGATACAATGGTAACTGTGGTAGACTGTTTTAATTTTAAGAAAGATTTTGGGACGAATGAATTACTGGTAGACAGGGGATGGGTGGATGATACCGCAGACAGGCGGACTATTGTCAATTTGTTAACGGATCAGATTGAGTTTGCGAATGTGATTATCCTGAATAAAACAGACCTGGTTTCTGCGGAAGATTTATTGCTGTTGAAAGCTGTGATCCGGAAATTGAATCCTTCGGCCAGATTAATTGATACTTCTTTTAGCAAGGTTGATTTGAAAGAAATACTAAATACTGGTTTGTTTGATTTTGATGAGGCTTCACAAGGGGCTGGCTGGATTAAAGAGCTAAATGCAGAACATCTGCCCGAAACTGAAGAATATGGGATCAGCAGCACGGTATTCCGTTCTTCCAAACCTTTTCATCCAGAACGTTTATGGGATTACCTGACTAAACAGTTTCCTCCGAATGTGATCAGAACGAAAGGGTTGTTTTGGTTAGCGCCTATGCCAGACCGTGCTTTGAACTTTTCACAGGCGGGCGGATCACTGCGGATTGAGAGTGCTGGAACATGGTGGGCGAGTATGTTGCCATCTGAAAGATTGAATTACCAGGATTTTACGGAGAATAAAAAGGAAATTGAGAACCGCTGGGATGTGAATTATGGTGACCGGATGAATGAATTGGTATTTATTGCGCAGGATCTTCAGAAAGAGCAATTACACCAGGACTTAAATACTTGTTTGCTGACTGTAGAAGAAGAGCTTCAGCGGAAGAACAAAGAAGTATTTGCTAATCCTTTTGAAAAAGTAATTCAGTAA
- a CDS encoding alpha/beta hydrolase-fold protein, with amino-acid sequence MIKKICCLLSLFLVFTLNSFSQQFKVAYSPASLNRPFTGKVFLYLSKNNPEPLTASIGIETLNCFAVEVKGIKPGESIVIDDLATAYPVLPSEMERGTYYVQAVWDLNLGGRAIAASPGNIFSQPQKIVIGKDLKQSFTLLADQVVPELVFQETEFIKEFKAPSRLLSDFYQKKFTLDAAVQLPAEYYKNPSAKFPVLFVVTGFGADHHYMSVQGKLPSVIGTTPVIRVFLDGNCALGHSAYANSDNNGPWGDALTQEFIPLLEKKYRCNGARMLTGHSSGGWSVLWLQTHYPKLFLATASSSPDYVDFRKFLNVNLYKDSNLFYDAKGQINPGGTVAGRFPFSYLKEMYQVENVISRGEQQHSFEAVFSKKGNDGLPESICDPQTGVINQHTVENWKKYDISLYLRENWKDLSKDLNGKIRISIGDEDNFMLNYPVRLMNDEMKAVQADLLFKYYPGDHFTVKTAGYMADLSGFLEGKYKQWLLQTSK; translated from the coding sequence ATGATCAAAAAGATATGCTGCTTACTATCTTTATTTCTGGTTTTTACTTTAAATAGTTTTTCACAGCAATTTAAAGTGGCTTATTCCCCTGCTTCATTAAATCGGCCCTTTACAGGAAAGGTTTTCCTCTACTTATCAAAAAATAATCCTGAACCCTTAACTGCATCTATTGGTATTGAAACATTAAATTGTTTTGCTGTAGAGGTTAAAGGGATCAAACCAGGGGAAAGTATTGTTATTGACGATCTGGCAACCGCTTATCCTGTGCTCCCTTCAGAAATGGAGCGTGGAACTTACTATGTTCAGGCAGTATGGGACTTAAATTTGGGTGGAAGAGCTATTGCAGCGAGCCCTGGGAATATCTTTAGTCAACCACAAAAAATAGTAATAGGTAAAGACTTAAAGCAGTCTTTTACGTTATTGGCCGATCAGGTGGTTCCTGAACTTGTATTTCAGGAAACGGAATTTATTAAAGAGTTTAAGGCTCCTTCCAGGTTATTGAGTGATTTTTATCAGAAGAAATTTACTTTAGATGCAGCTGTTCAGTTGCCTGCTGAATATTATAAAAATCCTTCGGCTAAATTTCCTGTACTGTTTGTGGTGACCGGTTTTGGAGCTGATCATCACTATATGTCTGTACAGGGTAAATTGCCTTCAGTAATTGGTACTACACCTGTTATCCGGGTATTTTTGGATGGCAATTGTGCTTTAGGACATTCTGCTTATGCGAATAGTGATAATAATGGCCCCTGGGGAGATGCATTAACTCAGGAATTTATTCCATTGCTGGAAAAGAAGTACCGCTGCAATGGAGCAAGGATGTTGACGGGGCATAGCAGTGGTGGCTGGTCTGTTTTATGGTTACAAACACATTATCCGAAGCTGTTTTTAGCTACCGCTTCCAGCAGTCCTGATTATGTGGATTTCCGTAAGTTTCTGAATGTGAACTTATATAAAGATAGTAATCTGTTTTATGATGCTAAGGGGCAGATCAATCCGGGTGGAACGGTGGCTGGCAGATTCCCTTTTTCTTATTTGAAAGAAATGTACCAGGTGGAAAATGTGATTTCAAGGGGGGAACAGCAACATTCTTTTGAAGCTGTATTTAGTAAAAAAGGGAATGATGGATTACCGGAGTCAATTTGTGATCCTCAAACGGGGGTGATCAATCAGCATACTGTTGAAAATTGGAAAAAGTATGATATTTCTTTATACCTGAGAGAGAACTGGAAAGATTTAAGTAAAGACCTGAATGGAAAAATACGAATATCGATAGGGGATGAGGATAATTTTATGCTGAATTATCCAGTCAGATTAATGAATGATGAAATGAAAGCGGTACAGGCAGATTTGCTTTTTAAGTATTATCCTGGAGATCATTTTACGGTGAAGACAGCAGGATATATGGCTGATTTATCTGGTTTCCTCGAGGGGAAATATAAGCAATGGCTGCTTCAGACAAGCAAATAA
- a CDS encoding polysaccharide deacetylase family protein: MKTYPNSLFLFLSLFLFACHSDTKQQIAKTAKDTVIGAEQSTTPVKSSPADAKTILSRKEVPVLCYHQIRDWKASDSQRAHDDIIPPANFRDHMKMLADSGYHTILPDQLYDYLNYGTKLPSKPIMISFDDTDLDQYTVGAAELKKHGFKGVFFIMTVSIGRPRYMSKAQIKELSDDGHVIASHTWNHKNFAQFTDEDWDIQIDKPTQTLEKITGKKVEYFAYPYGVFKAANLHKLKEHGFKAAFILSTPMDEVNPIYTIRRIIDPGRYTARNLYNSLQKSFNKKKVVTPAS, translated from the coding sequence ATGAAAACATACCCCAATTCATTATTCCTCTTTCTTTCCTTGTTTCTTTTCGCCTGTCATTCTGATACTAAACAACAAATAGCTAAAACTGCAAAGGACACTGTAATCGGTGCTGAGCAATCAACAACTCCTGTGAAATCTTCTCCGGCAGATGCTAAAACGATTCTTTCACGTAAAGAAGTTCCTGTGTTATGTTACCATCAGATCAGGGACTGGAAAGCTTCAGATTCCCAAAGAGCACATGACGATATTATTCCCCCTGCTAATTTTAGAGATCATATGAAAATGCTGGCAGATAGTGGTTATCATACTATTTTACCTGATCAACTGTATGATTATTTAAATTATGGTACTAAACTGCCTTCAAAACCGATCATGATTTCTTTTGATGATACGGATCTGGATCAATATACTGTCGGTGCTGCGGAATTAAAGAAGCATGGCTTTAAAGGCGTGTTTTTTATTATGACTGTATCTATCGGCAGACCAAGATATATGAGCAAAGCGCAGATTAAAGAGCTGTCGGATGATGGACATGTGATAGCCAGTCATACCTGGAACCACAAGAATTTTGCGCAGTTTACTGATGAAGACTGGGATATCCAGATCGATAAGCCTACGCAGACTTTAGAGAAAATTACAGGGAAAAAGGTGGAGTACTTCGCTTATCCTTATGGAGTTTTCAAAGCAGCTAACCTGCACAAATTAAAAGAGCATGGGTTTAAGGCGGCGTTCATTTTGTCTACGCCAATGGACGAGGTGAATCCGATTTATACGATCAGAAGGATTATTGATCCGGGACGTTATACAGCGAGGAATCTGTACAATAGTTTACAGAAAAGCTTTAATAAAAAAAAGGTAGTTACGCCTGCTTCTTAA
- a CDS encoding ABC-F family ATP-binding cassette domain-containing protein, with protein sequence MISVSNLSLRYGKRTLFEDVNLKFTPGNCYGVIGANGAGKSTFLKILSGEVNQTSGSVAFTPGERMAVLKQNHHEYDDFTVIETVMIGHKELYDIMKEKDAIYLKEDFSDKDGERAGELENRFAEMDGWNMESNAATMLSNLGIKEEFHHKQITELDGKQKVRVLLAQALFGNPDILLLDEPTNDLDIETIAWLENFLADYQSTVLVVSHDRHFLDAVCTHIVDIDFSKMTTYSGNYTFWYESSQLALKQRGDQNKKLEEKVKELQEFIQRFSANASKSKQATSRKKALDKIDLTEIKPSSRKYPAIMFNNVGGREAGDQILQVENLSLTSHGEVLFKGVNFMVNKGDKIAVVSQNSLATTAFYNVLTGRDKNYTGEFKYGVTINTADIPNDNSSYFEGKDMNLVDWLREYSDTDKDEQFVRSFLGRMLFSGEEVLKNCKVLSGGEKMRCMFSQMMLRQANLLLFDEPTNHLDLESITALNNGLKDFKGTVLFTSRDHALTESVATRVIELTPNGSIDKMMSYDDYINSEDVAQIRAELYK encoded by the coding sequence ATGATTTCAGTTTCTAATTTATCCCTGCGTTACGGAAAACGTACCCTATTTGAAGATGTTAACCTAAAATTCACTCCTGGCAACTGTTACGGTGTAATTGGAGCTAATGGCGCGGGTAAATCAACTTTCTTAAAAATCCTGTCTGGTGAAGTTAATCAGACCTCGGGCAGCGTAGCTTTTACGCCTGGAGAACGTATGGCGGTTTTAAAACAAAATCACCATGAATATGATGATTTCACAGTTATTGAAACCGTTATGATCGGTCATAAAGAATTATATGACATCATGAAGGAGAAAGATGCCATCTATTTGAAAGAAGATTTCTCTGACAAAGACGGTGAGCGTGCAGGTGAACTGGAAAACAGGTTCGCAGAAATGGACGGCTGGAATATGGAAAGCAATGCAGCAACCATGTTAAGCAATCTTGGAATTAAAGAAGAATTCCACCACAAACAAATCACTGAATTAGACGGTAAACAAAAAGTACGTGTGTTACTTGCACAAGCCCTTTTTGGTAACCCTGACATTCTGTTACTGGATGAGCCAACGAATGACCTGGATATAGAAACTATCGCCTGGTTAGAAAACTTCCTGGCTGACTATCAGAGCACAGTATTGGTTGTATCTCACGATAGACACTTTTTAGATGCTGTATGTACGCATATCGTGGATATTGACTTTAGCAAAATGACTACTTACTCTGGTAACTATACATTCTGGTATGAGTCAAGTCAGCTTGCCTTAAAACAACGTGGTGATCAAAACAAAAAATTAGAAGAAAAAGTAAAGGAACTACAGGAATTTATCCAGCGTTTCAGTGCGAATGCTTCCAAATCAAAACAGGCTACTTCCCGTAAGAAAGCCCTTGATAAAATTGACCTGACTGAGATTAAACCATCCAGCCGTAAATACCCTGCAATTATGTTTAACAACGTAGGTGGCAGAGAAGCTGGTGATCAGATCCTTCAGGTAGAAAACCTTTCACTAACCAGTCATGGAGAAGTCTTGTTTAAAGGCGTAAACTTCATGGTGAATAAAGGCGATAAAATCGCTGTTGTTTCTCAGAACAGTTTAGCAACTACTGCTTTTTACAACGTATTAACAGGTCGTGATAAAAACTATACCGGAGAATTCAAATATGGTGTAACTATCAATACTGCTGATATTCCTAATGATAACTCTTCTTATTTCGAAGGAAAAGATATGAACCTGGTTGACTGGTTAAGAGAATACTCTGATACAGACAAAGACGAGCAGTTTGTAAGAAGCTTCCTTGGCAGAATGCTGTTCTCTGGAGAAGAAGTATTAAAGAACTGTAAAGTACTGTCAGGTGGTGAGAAAATGCGTTGTATGTTCTCTCAGATGATGCTAAGACAAGCTAACTTGTTATTATTTGATGAGCCAACGAATCACCTGGATCTGGAGTCAATCACCGCATTGAACAACGGACTTAAAGATTTCAAAGGAACTGTTTTATTTACCTCACGAGATCATGCATTAACTGAATCAGTAGCAACCAGAGTTATCGAATTGACACCTAATGGATCAATTGATAAAATGATGAGCTATGATGATTATATCAACAGTGAAGACGTAGCACAGATCAGAGCTGAATTGTATAAATAA
- a CDS encoding nitroreductase, with the protein MESEINILSSIIQRRRSIFPPSYTQEEIPEALITQVLESANYAPTHKLTQPWRFIVYRNEGKRKLGMELARLYKQGTPEAQFLQKKYDGIIEKAVQSSCVIVLNAQLHPDIIPEWEEIAAFACAVQNMALTAEALKIGAYWSSPGMITQMDEYLELAPNEKCFGLFYMGFHNEEPRTPKRTPMEEKVRWING; encoded by the coding sequence ATGGAAAGCGAAATAAATATACTTAGTTCTATTATACAGCGCAGACGGAGCATTTTCCCGCCAAGTTATACACAGGAAGAAATTCCTGAAGCACTGATTACCCAGGTACTGGAAAGTGCAAATTATGCGCCTACACATAAATTAACGCAGCCGTGGAGGTTTATTGTTTACCGGAATGAAGGAAAACGTAAGCTGGGAATGGAGCTTGCGCGTTTGTATAAGCAGGGGACGCCTGAGGCACAGTTCCTGCAAAAGAAATATGATGGGATCATCGAGAAAGCAGTGCAGTCAAGTTGTGTTATTGTGTTAAATGCGCAATTGCACCCTGATATTATTCCGGAATGGGAAGAAATCGCTGCTTTTGCGTGTGCGGTGCAGAATATGGCATTAACAGCAGAAGCGTTGAAGATTGGTGCGTATTGGAGTTCACCGGGGATGATTACTCAAATGGATGAGTATTTAGAACTGGCTCCGAATGAGAAATGTTTTGGGTTGTTTTATATGGGTTTTCATAATGAAGAACCGCGTACACCAAAACGTACGCCAATGGAAGAAAAAGTAAGATGGATCAATGGGTAA
- a CDS encoding GreA/GreB family elongation factor, translating to MEGLKAKLYQSCMDFIMQRINTAETALEQAQEASNDDTKSSAGDKFETTREMMQQDIGRNKSLLMDAKQNLALLSSLEEAVHSDVVRNGALVYTSNGIFYISISAGQLKVDGQQVFAISAVSPIGQLLVGKKVGESFSFNKNEYTIKQID from the coding sequence ATGGAAGGATTAAAAGCGAAATTATATCAATCTTGTATGGATTTTATCATGCAAAGGATCAATACTGCGGAAACTGCTTTAGAGCAGGCGCAAGAAGCAAGTAATGATGATACAAAGAGCAGTGCGGGTGATAAGTTTGAGACTACAAGGGAAATGATGCAGCAGGATATTGGCAGAAATAAAAGTTTGTTAATGGATGCAAAGCAGAACCTGGCTTTGTTGTCTTCTTTAGAAGAGGCTGTTCATAGCGATGTGGTTAGAAATGGAGCGTTGGTTTATACTTCTAACGGGATATTTTATATCAGTATTAGTGCAGGGCAGTTGAAAGTTGATGGCCAGCAGGTGTTTGCGATTTCAGCAGTTTCTCCGATTGGGCAGTTACTGGTAGGTAAGAAGGTTGGCGAGTCTTTTAGTTTTAACAAGAACGAGTATACGATTAAACAGATAGATTAG
- a CDS encoding DUF5977 domain-containing protein yields MRKIYLLLLLTVLCLTGYTQTLTGPSVSYTGSTIELTISGETATSHCLNYPLFNPTETTTASPFESIGTSANPSYVQGTNLWNASTKNPTKLTMTVHNGFSYPITATYYFTVKIIDDNTGRSYDTRQQFTLTINPPIHPPTTYFSSEKTGVFYKNNCGPGYTSEPFTYTIPARKWAGYSQAEADAKALNDLNTTGQSEANINRTCISTCTSAPGEIYQHVFNYKFWPLQSSRQQVNVQVNNLPDVSYYWYVDGVLRRVGDYSFSIYWDCSEKHVIEVEAVNPCGKSNRLTFVKPAKCR; encoded by the coding sequence ATGAGAAAAATTTACTTATTACTATTACTTACTGTTTTGTGTTTAACCGGGTATACACAAACATTAACTGGACCATCTGTATCCTACACCGGATCAACGATTGAGTTAACAATTTCCGGTGAGACTGCTACTTCCCATTGTCTTAACTACCCTCTTTTTAACCCTACAGAAACTACAACAGCATCTCCTTTTGAAAGTATTGGAACTTCTGCAAATCCAAGCTATGTACAAGGAACAAATCTTTGGAATGCTAGTACAAAAAATCCTACTAAACTGACCATGACAGTCCATAATGGCTTTTCCTATCCCATTACCGCAACCTATTATTTTACAGTTAAAATAATAGATGATAACACAGGTAGATCTTATGACACCAGACAACAGTTTACTTTAACAATTAACCCACCAATACACCCACCTACTACTTACTTTAGCAGCGAAAAAACAGGCGTTTTCTATAAAAATAATTGTGGCCCTGGGTACACTTCAGAACCATTTACATATACGATACCAGCTAGAAAATGGGCTGGATATTCACAAGCAGAAGCAGATGCTAAGGCACTAAATGATTTAAACACAACTGGACAAAGTGAAGCAAATATAAACCGTACATGTATATCTACATGTACCAGTGCACCAGGTGAAATTTATCAGCATGTTTTCAATTACAAATTCTGGCCACTTCAATCTTCAAGGCAACAGGTAAATGTTCAAGTAAATAACTTACCAGACGTAAGTTACTATTGGTATGTCGATGGTGTTTTGAGAAGAGTTGGAGATTATTCATTTTCAATTTATTGGGATTGCTCAGAAAAGCACGTAATCGAAGTAGAGGCAGTCAATCCTTGTGGAAAATCTAACAGACTTACATTTGTTAAACCTGCCAAATGCAGATAA
- a CDS encoding outer membrane beta-barrel protein, whose translation MLILVVLLFYGDCWGQNSEIKGRIIDGQTGLKIEYADIFFYKDSLKILRANSDTAGVFAIPLSLLNLCTRVVISGLNYKSLIVYDLKNLRSKRGNEVFELQPLNNMLKTVEIKSTKKYRDTVRIDLSNENFDRSKMVEELFYTSGLSVDSKSQLWYKGNIVSGIKVNGKDFFGKNNMGIYKILPALTMKNIEIISTNIDSVTNTIITKPDIKLNFTLKEKYNKGKFGNVNISAGSSERYLFQGNLYLYNKNEQFSFFMNSNNVNANDNIINEPVVNFSTNTNNVKYKSGKVTYERTFKKLILSTSVKGALTDKDYKALTEREEETISQNSKTSSSLRDKMFLLDETLLGIEYKMDSLSTFSFHQSLNYKNNNILDSTEYDIQKAEIRTLSQMYKRNEKGTLQLITNFKYNWRSFSKKGRTIGFRYLYKINNYKTTESNDILSVSGVLPGRYFINGNRNVFSKALSIESTLTEPMGDNSYFSFISAFKRNILDYHSNVESDTTINFLRDPIKINNKYIDFGGKYHKSFKKINFDASVGININLRQVEVVGISNNRVFTNLIAKMNVNYAINSKKNLSFSYNQSVDEQSVNNLTGINSSFGLVSQFKGNPYLKSEVRKRIEVIYNLKKSDSLDLSFSGGFDLYKNKLGYIVNSSSSVIQETQVDNIGNAITTDLSFSLNRYFSNGRTLNYFIKLNYEESPVVTNQELLVNRSYVVNQSLSYNNRLITSVLSQSSTLSASFTKYYTDVYSSNSLNITLSSKLSANIFNIKANLFPLINLSKNINSSIAFATNFELSKDIFKKLGTCWIQVYDVFNTFKYNNDFLGPTYKQTLKYSNLQRYILVGVSFKFNSMK comes from the coding sequence GTGTTGATTCTTGTTGTTCTTCTTTTTTATGGAGATTGTTGGGGACAGAATAGTGAAATTAAGGGAAGGATTATCGATGGTCAAACTGGGCTTAAGATTGAATACGCTGACATATTTTTTTATAAAGATTCCTTAAAAATCTTACGTGCTAATTCAGATACAGCTGGGGTATTTGCAATTCCTCTTAGTTTACTTAATCTATGCACAAGGGTTGTTATATCAGGATTAAACTACAAATCTTTGATCGTTTATGATTTGAAAAATCTAAGAAGTAAACGGGGAAATGAGGTTTTCGAGTTGCAACCGCTTAATAATATGTTGAAAACTGTTGAGATAAAGTCAACGAAAAAATATCGGGATACCGTTAGGATTGATTTATCTAATGAAAATTTTGACCGTTCAAAAATGGTTGAAGAATTATTTTATACTTCTGGTCTTTCGGTTGATAGTAAAAGTCAATTGTGGTATAAAGGAAATATAGTTTCTGGGATTAAAGTTAATGGAAAAGATTTTTTTGGAAAAAATAATATGGGTATTTATAAAATCTTACCCGCATTAACTATGAAGAATATTGAAATCATATCTACGAATATTGATTCTGTTACTAATACAATCATTACAAAACCTGACATAAAATTAAATTTTACACTCAAAGAAAAGTATAACAAAGGAAAGTTTGGTAACGTAAACATATCAGCTGGGAGCTCTGAAAGATACTTATTCCAAGGTAATTTATATTTATATAATAAAAATGAACAGTTTTCTTTTTTTATGAATTCTAATAATGTGAATGCTAATGACAATATAATTAATGAACCAGTTGTGAATTTTTCGACTAATACTAATAATGTAAAGTATAAATCCGGGAAGGTTACTTATGAAAGAACGTTTAAGAAACTTATTCTTTCTACATCTGTAAAAGGAGCTTTAACAGATAAAGATTATAAGGCTTTAACCGAAAGAGAGGAGGAAACTATATCTCAAAACTCAAAAACGTCAAGTAGCTTGAGGGATAAAATGTTCCTTTTAGATGAAACACTATTGGGAATAGAATATAAAATGGATTCTCTGAGTACATTTTCTTTCCATCAATCTCTTAATTACAAAAACAATAACATTTTAGATTCAACTGAGTATGATATTCAAAAAGCTGAAATCAGAACATTGTCTCAGATGTATAAGAGAAATGAGAAGGGAACGCTTCAATTAATTACAAATTTCAAATATAACTGGAGATCATTTAGTAAAAAAGGAAGAACAATAGGATTTCGATATCTTTATAAGATAAATAACTATAAAACAACAGAGTCTAATGATATTTTGAGTGTAAGTGGAGTTCTGCCAGGTCGATACTTCATTAATGGAAACCGAAATGTATTCAGCAAAGCTTTGTCCATAGAATCCACTTTAACTGAGCCTATGGGGGATAACTCTTATTTCAGTTTTATTTCAGCTTTTAAAAGAAATATACTGGATTATCATTCAAATGTTGAGAGTGATACTACAATTAATTTCCTTCGCGACCCCATTAAGATAAATAATAAATATATTGATTTTGGAGGTAAGTATCATAAATCTTTTAAAAAGATAAATTTCGATGCATCTGTTGGTATTAATATTAATTTAAGACAAGTTGAGGTGGTTGGTATTTCAAATAATAGAGTTTTTACTAATTTGATAGCCAAAATGAATGTCAATTATGCAATAAACAGTAAAAAGAATTTGTCTTTTTCTTATAATCAATCAGTTGATGAACAATCGGTTAATAATTTAACTGGTATTAATTCATCCTTTGGTCTAGTAAGTCAGTTTAAAGGCAATCCGTATTTGAAGTCAGAGGTTAGAAAAAGAATAGAAGTAATATATAATCTAAAGAAATCCGATTCCTTGGATCTTTCTTTTTCGGGAGGATTTGATTTATATAAAAATAAATTGGGGTACATTGTAAATAGTTCTTCTTCAGTTATCCAGGAAACTCAGGTTGATAATATTGGCAATGCAATAACTACAGATCTATCATTTTCCTTAAATCGTTATTTTTCAAATGGACGAACTTTAAATTACTTTATAAAATTAAATTATGAGGAGAGTCCAGTTGTCACTAATCAAGAACTATTAGTAAATAGAAGTTATGTTGTGAATCAATCCCTATCTTATAATAATAGGTTAATTACATCTGTTTTGTCTCAATCATCAACATTAAGTGCTTCATTTACTAAATATTATACTGATGTTTATAGTTCTAATTCTCTCAATATAACTCTGTCTAGTAAATTATCAGCGAACATTTTTAATATAAAAGCGAATCTTTTCCCTTTGATCAATCTGAGTAAAAATATAAATTCCAGTATAGCTTTTGCAACAAATTTTGAATTATCAAAAGATATTTTTAAGAAGCTTGGTACATGCTGGATTCAAGTGTATGATGTTTTTAACACGTTTAAATATAATAATGACTTTCTTGGTCCAACTTATAAACAGACATTAAAATATTCCAATTTGCAACGATATATTCTCGTTGGTGTAAGTTTCAAATTTAATAGTATGAAATAG
- a CDS encoding polysaccharide deacetylase family protein: MKHYILSLTAAALFLSAGCQSKSQNKKEETKDSSAVTVTKTSNEPAAPNKAVDISKIKVADAKTILARKQVPVLCYHQIRDWRPKDSKAAKDYIIPIDVFKGHMKMLADSGYHTILLDQLYDYLNNGTPLPSKPILLTFDDTDLDQYTIAEPTMRKYGFKGAFFVMTVSLGRPNYMSKAQVKDLSDKGNDIGSHTWDHHNVKKYQGKDWEIQIDKPTKTLQEITGKNIHHFAYPFGLWNPEAIPELKKRGFKSAFILSTKRDEKDPLFTIRRIIASGYWTPKTLSNSIKNSF, from the coding sequence ATGAAACATTACATCCTATCCTTAACTGCTGCTGCACTATTTTTAAGCGCCGGCTGCCAGTCCAAATCTCAAAACAAAAAAGAAGAAACTAAAGACAGTTCTGCTGTTACTGTAACCAAAACTTCCAACGAACCTGCTGCCCCAAATAAAGCCGTAGATATATCAAAGATCAAAGTTGCTGATGCCAAAACAATCCTGGCGCGTAAACAAGTTCCTGTATTATGTTATCATCAGATTCGTGATTGGCGACCTAAAGATTCCAAAGCAGCTAAAGATTATATTATTCCAATAGATGTATTTAAAGGCCATATGAAAATGTTGGCAGATAGTGGTTATCACACGATCCTGCTTGATCAATTATATGACTATCTGAATAATGGTACACCGTTGCCATCAAAACCAATTTTACTGACTTTTGATGACACCGATCTGGATCAGTATACAATTGCTGAGCCTACAATGAGAAAATATGGTTTCAAAGGTGCTTTCTTCGTCATGACTGTTTCTTTGGGCAGACCAAATTACATGAGCAAAGCACAAGTTAAAGATCTTTCAGATAAAGGAAATGATATTGGTTCTCATACCTGGGATCACCATAACGTGAAAAAGTATCAAGGTAAAGACTGGGAAATCCAGATTGATAAACCGACTAAGACATTACAGGAAATTACTGGTAAAAACATTCACCATTTCGCTTACCCATTTGGTTTATGGAATCCGGAGGCTATTCCTGAATTGAAAAAAAGAGGATTCAAGAGTGCATTTATTCTATCTACCAAACGTGATGAAAAAGATCCGCTGTTTACGATCAGAAGGATTATCGCTAGTGGTTACTGGACACCAAAAACATTAAGCAATAGCATTAAAAATAGCTTTTAA